GTGGTCGCGAGATGTGCCATCAAAATTGGTCGCGTGTGCTCTAGGGTCTGGAGTGCTGTGCGAAAGATGAGATCCATGCAAGCGACAAGAGAGATCAACGCATACCATTGAAGGATAAAGCCGTAACCAAAATAAGCTTCGCCAAACGCGAGTCGGAGCCAAAATTCGGGAGCAGCAGCGGCGGCGCACGTAACGATGGTCGTCGCGGCCACAACTAGCCACGTGATCTGCCGAAGGTATGCCCGAAGGGCGGCTAGTCCGCCGCTTTGCATATGCCACGCGGCTCGTGGTAGGACAGCGTTTCCAAGCCCGTTAAAGAAGACGCGTAGCACGCCCATGATCGTCTGAGCTGCTTTCAGAGCCCCTACCGGGCCCGCGCCCAGCATCGCCCCTGCAGCAAGGATAAAGATATTACCCGACGTCCAATGTAAAAGAGCGGACAATAGGAGCCATTTACTGAAGTTCCAGTGTAGCCGGGTCACCCTGTGAAAGGTACTGATGCGCCACGCGAGTTGACCCATAGTGAGGGCACCAATTCCTGCGGCAAGCGCGGAGGTTGCTCCTAGTATCCATAGCGCGTCAACGCTGCTAAGGGTGGTTACGCGGAAAAGAAGTATTAAGACTAAAAGCTGCCCCACGTAGCAAATCATATCGTTGACGAATGCAGTGCGGACGTTACCAAGCGTGAAGAAATAGCGCCTCATAAAATCCTGGGTGATAAAAGCGGATGCCGCAAAAGCACATGCAAGGAGAAACTCTCCAATGTTCCAACTAGGCGCAAACTCCGTTAGTAATAAACCGCCCCCCATTATGGAAATGAAGGTTAGTATTGCGAAAAAAAGTTGATGAACACAGAGCACGCCGTAATAGTAACGAACCTCTGCACTACTCTGTTTTGGCCCAAGGCTCATCATTGGCATAAGGATCACCGCAGCGTGCAGGCTGCTTGCGAAAAGCACCGCCATCCAGGCCAAGCTGAACCGACCGAATTCTTCGATTCCAAGATAACGCGCTAACAGTATGGCTCGGGAAAAGTGGGCGCCACTAATCATAGCTT
The DNA window shown above is from Gammaproteobacteria bacterium and carries:
- a CDS encoding polysaccharide biosynthesis C-terminal domain-containing protein; this encodes MISGAHFSRAILLARYLGIEEFGRFSLAWMAVLFASSLHAAVILMPMMSLGPKQSSAEVRYYYGVLCVHQLFFAILTFISIMGGGLLLTEFAPSWNIGEFLLACAFAASAFITQDFMRRYFFTLGNVRTAFVNDMICYVGQLLVLILLFRVTTLSSVDALWILGATSALAAGIGALTMGQLAWRISTFHRVTRLHWNFSKWLLLSALLHWTSGNIFILAAGAMLGAGPVGALKAAQTIMGVLRVFFNGLGNAVLPRAAWHMQSGGLAALRAYLRQITWLVVAATTIVTCAAAAAPEFWLRLAFGEAYFGYGFILQWYALISLVACMDLIFRTALQTLEHTRPILMAHLATTFFSVIAAYPLIAWQGLTGVMIGIFISQCIMQLKLFHESLAPLNVK